In Populus nigra chromosome 10, ddPopNigr1.1, whole genome shotgun sequence, the following proteins share a genomic window:
- the LOC133705454 gene encoding anaphase-promoting complex subunit 1 isoform X1 yields the protein MAVRVCELTVLGEFKPFGLIAEALDGKPPDTDPDDYDYFLFDPEIARDRNEIDETDTCGSALRDRSDHELFIRGNKIIWSTGARVFKRFTLPSPVIMACWCHLGDLSEALLCILLTDSLTIYNISGEVVSIPLPCTITSIWPLPFGLLLQSASENSPMQNQLSSPSPLFGLCDMSRAKREIVHSPHHNFGVLGTFDHVIKGDSAIMSSHLILKDLLEEPHLMHVEERGKLTIMKDFDERTIWTSNRIPLMASYNKGKMQHSLWVAEIINSNFEAENASLSGAALDDVLDKNFSFRRIWQGKGAQTAASKVFLATDDDAAPVICFLLQEQKKLLSVKLQSLEINNEIIFDIKPDVSWSVAAVAAAPVSVTHPRVKVGLLPYTDIVVLAPDNSLLLISGKQLLCKYLLPSFFGKGHLSHNLEFSETASVPLDSKILGLTDAVEGRVNLILNNGQMFRCTLRRSPSSSLVNDCITAMAEGLSSGFYNHFLALLWGDSNSDYLSRADSSVDSEWNSFCNIILQMCRKPSATSQKHSDLENLEQHSSWEFLVNSKFHKNYHKLNFISRVSSSELSFDLEKMDSFGSNMEGNRSSEKSFYFELLQESLDCLHALYESLKLDKLRKRDLELVAVLLCNIAKFLGEGNYLDHYIRDFPGLISKIGTCEMPFSQKTPPSLFRWLENCMQHGCSSANTDDLPPLICKDGNSVVSWARKIVSFYSLLCGGKQIGKKLSSGVYCNIAMGSCCTSEELTVLAMVGERFGLQQLDSLPSGVSLPLRHALDKCRESPPTDWSAAAYVLLGREDLALSRSALPCKSGELETQPNVNLISMSTPYMLHLHPVTIPSTVSDTTGLESAKFEDSDSADGSMMDGMEHIFNSSTQLQYGRDQRLNEVRRLLCSTRPVAIQTSVNPSASDQDIQQAQLWHLAQRTTALPLGRGAFTLATISTLLTEAFTVPKLVLAGRLPAQQNATVNLDPNIRNIQELKSWSEFHNAVAAGLRLAPLQGKVSRTWIIYNKPEEPNAIHAGLLLALGLHGYLRVLVISDIYTYFTQEHESTTVGLMLGLAASYRKTMHPAISKSLYFHIPSRHSSSFPDLELPTLVQSAALVSAGLLYEGSVHPPTMQILLGEIGRRSGGDNVLEREGYAVSAGFSLGLVALGRGEDALGFLSSLVDRLFQYIGGKEMHNERPLFLTPSMDEQNHGAGQMMDGTAVNVDVTAPGAIIALALMFLKTESEAVVSRLSIPQTHFDLQYVRPDFIMLRVIARNLIMWSRVHPSNDWIQSQIPNIVKSGVNGLEDHVNDMDEMDAETFVQAYVNIVAGACISLGLRFAGTKDGNAQELLYEHAVYFLNEIKHVCATSGNAFPKGLSRYVDRGTLEICLHLIVLSLSVVMAGSGHLQTFRLLRFLRSRNSADGHANYGTQMAVSLAIGFLFLGGGMRTFSTSNSSIAALLITLYPRLPTVPNDNRCHLQAFRHLYVLATEARLLQTVDVDSGLPVYAPVEVTVRETEHYSETSFCEVTPCILPERAILKSVRVCGPRYWPQVMELVPEDKPWWSIGETNDPFNSGVIYIKRKVGACSYVDDPIGCQSLLSRAMHKVFGLTNIKVGDPSTSDHSGPGSVTVDQLVSTFSSDPSLIAFAQLCCDPSWNCKSDVEFQEFCLQVLFECISKDRPALLQVYLSLYTTIGSMTDQVTNGTFIIGDSLALSSLKLALTYNEALLSGRLTTPRGSIIQSVFLGSLKKRVEELLHCSEGLKIDFCNYLNFGRWPNDQTGGEKNSVLLSWYLQWFAVPSSSIIKTAMERVKPKLVSASSVPLLRLLLPRTHINAIGEIDKLLVSPQVSG from the exons ATGGCCGTTAGGGTTTGTGAACTCACAGTTCTTGGAGAGTTCAAGCCATTTGGCCTGATTGCTGAAGCTCTGGACGGTAAACCTCCAGACACCGACCCTGATGACTACGACTATTTCCTCTTCGATCCCGAAATCGCCCGAGACCGCAACGAAATCGACGAAACCGATACATGCGGCTCCGCGCTCAGAGATCGCAGCGACCACGAGCTCTTCATTAGAGGAAACAA GATTATATGGTCTACTGGTGCAAGAGTTTTCAAGAGATTCACGTTGCCCTCCCCGGTTATCATG GCGTGCTGGTGTCATCTGGGTGATCTCTCTGAAGCTCTGCTTTGCATATTGCTTACTGATTCCTTAACAATATATAACATATCAG gTGAAGTAGTATCCATTCCCCTCCCTTGTACTATCACATCAATATGGCCTCTCCCATTCGGTTTGCTACTCCAGTCAGCCTCTGAGAATTCCCCAATGCAAAATCAATTGTCATCCCCAAGCCCTTTATTTGGTTTGTGTGATATGTCCCGTGCTAAACGAGAGATTGTGCACAGCCCACACCATAACTTTGGTGTTTTGGGGACATTTGATCATGTGATCAAAGGAGATTCAGCTATAATGTCCTCACATCTCATTTTGAAGGACCTGTTGGAAGAGCCACAT TTGATGCATGTTGAAGAAAGAGGAAAATTGACCATAATGAAGGATTTTGATGAAAGAACAATTTGGACTAGCAATCGAATTCCTCTAATGGCATCATATAATAAAG GGAAGATGCAGCATTCACTGTGGGTtgctgaaatcatcaattcTAATTTTGAAGCCGAAAATGCCAGTCTAAGTGGTGCAGCTCTTGATGATGTATTAGATAAAAATTTCTCCTTTCGTAGAATATGGCAGGGGAAGGGTGCCCAGACAGCTGCTAGTAAG GTTTTTCTCGCGACTGACGATGATGCTGCTCctgttatttgttttcttcttcaagaACAGAAGAAGTTGTTGTCTGTAAAGCTTCAAagtcttgaaattaataatgagattatttttgatatcaaacctGATGTGAGCTGGAGTGTTGCTGCAGTTGCAGCTGCACCCGTGAGTGTTACACACCCAAG AGTGAAAGTAGGACTCCTGCCTTATACAGACATTGTTGTTTTGGCTCCTGACAACTCGCTTCTCCTTATT TCAGGGAAGCAATTATTGTGTAAGTATTTGTTGCCGTCTTTTTTTGGAAAAGGCCATCTTTCACATAATTTGGAATTCTCAGAGACTGCATCTGTTCCGCTTGACTCAAAGATTTTAGGATTGACTGATGCAGTGGAGGGGCGtgttaatctaatattaaataatggcCAG atgTTTCGATGCACATTACGAAGAAGCCCTTCATCTTCATTAGTTAATGATTGCATCACAGCAATGGCTGAGGGGCTCAGTTCTGGCTTCTATAACCATTTCCTTGCTCTTCTCTGGGGAGATAGTAACTCTGACTATTTGTCTAGGGCCGATTCTAGTGTTGATTCTGAATGGAACTCATTTTGTAATATCATACTTCAAATGTGTAGGAAGCCTAGTGCCACTTCTCAGAAGCATTCGGACTTAGAGAACTTAGAGCAGCATTCATCCTGGGAGTTTCTTGTTAACAGCAAATTTCACAAGAACTAccataaacttaattttatttcaagggTTTCTTCATCAGAATTGTCCTTTGATCTGGAGAAAATGGATTCCTTTGGATCAAATATGGAAGGTAATCGAAGTTCAGAAAAGTCATTTTACTTTGAGCTATTACAGGAGAGCTTGGATTGTCTACATGCATTATATGAAAGTCTGAAACTGGATAAACTTCGCAAACG GGACTTGGAGCTTGTGGCAGTTCTTTTATGCAATATTGCCAAGTTTCTTGGCGAGGGAAATTATTTGGATCATTATATTCGTGATTTTCCTGGTCTGATTTCGAAAATTGGGACATGTGAGATGCCTTTCTCCCAGAAAACTCCTCCTAGTTTATTCAGATGGCTTGAAAACTGCATGCAACATGGTTGTAGTTCTGCTAACACGGATGATCTTCCACCTTTAATTTGTAAAGATGGAAACTCTGTTGTGAGCTGGGCAAGAAAGATAGTTTCCTTCTACAGTTTATTATGTGGTGGTAAACAAATAGGCAAGAAGCTGTCATCTGGTGTTTACTGTAATATTGCTATGGGTTCATGTTGCACTAGTGAGGAGCTCACGGTTTTGGCAATGGTTGGGGAAAGATTTGGACTGCAGCAGCTTGACTCACTACCTTCTGGTGTATCCCTTCCTCTGCGACAT GCCCTAGACAAGTGCCGGGAATCCCCTCCAACTGATTGGTCTGCAGCTGCATATGTTCTTCTTGGTAGAGAGGATCTGGCTTTGTCTCGTTCAGCTCTGCCATGCAAATCTGGGGAACTTGAAACTCAACCCAATGTGAATCTGATCTCCATGTCGACACCTTACATGCTACATTTGCATCCGGTGACAATTCCTTCTACAGTTTCTGATACTACTGGACTGGAAAGTGCCAAGTTTGAAGATTCAGATTCTGCCGATGGGTCTATGATGGATGGTATGGAACATATCTTCAACTCCAGCACTCAATTGCAGTATGGTCGAGATCAGCGGTTGAATGAG GTTAGACGACTCTTGTGCTCCACTAGACCTGTGGCTATCCAAACATCTGTTAACCCCAGCGCCTCTGACCAGGATATACAGCAG GCTCAACTGTGGCACCTGGCACAAAGGACGACTGCTCTTCCTCTTGGCCGTGGGGCATTTACTCTAGCAACCATATCTACCCTTTTAACAGAG GCCTTCACAGTGCCAAAGCTTGTTTTAGCAGGTCGGTTGCCGGCTCAACAAAATGCAACt GTAAATCTAGACCCAAATATAAGGAATATACAAGAACTTAAATCTTGGTCAGAGTTTCACAATGCTGTTGCTGCTGGACTAAGGCTGGCTCCCCTTCAg GGAAAAGTGTCAAGGACATGGATAATATACAACAAACCTGAGGAACCAAATGCGATCCATGCTGGACTCCTCCTTGCATTAGGATTACATGGATATCTGCGTGTTTTAGTGATTAGCGACATATACACTTATTTCACACAG GAGCATGAAAGTACAACGGTAGGATTAATGCTTGGTCTGGCAGCTTCTTACAGGAAAACAATGCACCCAGCAATATCAAAG TCTCTGTATTTTCATATACCTTCTCGGCATTCTTCTTCATTTCCGGATTTGGAGTTACCAACCCTTGTGCAG TCAGCAGCACTAGTTTCAGCTGGGCTTCTCTATGAGGGATCAGTTCACCCGCCGACAATGCAGATTCTTTTG GGAGAAATAGGCCGTAGAAGTGGAGGTGATAATGTACTTGAAAGAGAGGGTTATGCTGTTTCTGCAGGATTTTCTTTGGGTCTTGTAGCTTTGG GTCGAGGTGAAGATGCACTTGGTTTCTTGAGCAGCTTGGTTGATCGATTGTTCCAATACATTGGTGGCAAGGAGATGCATAAC GAAAGACCCCTTTTCTTGACACCATCAATGGATGAACAAAACCACGGTGCTGGACAG ATGATGGATGGAACTGCAGTCAATGTTGATGTTACTGCACCTGGAGCTATCATTGCTCTTGCATTAATGTTTTTGAAG ACCGAGTCAGAGGCAGTTGTATCAAGGCTTTCTATTCCTCAGACCCATTTTGATTTGCAATATGTGAGACCTGACTTCATAATGCTTCGTGTCATAGCTCGGAATCTGATAATGTGGAGCAG GGTGCATCCATCCAATGATTGGATTCAGTCCCAGATTCCTAATATTGTCAAAAGTGGTGTTAATGGCCTTGAAGATCATGTTAATGACATGGATGAAATGGATGCAGAAACCTTTGTCCAGGCATATGTCAATATTGTGGCTGGAGCGTGTATTTCTCTTG GTTTGAGATTTGCTGGCACAAAGGATGGGAATGCGCAGGAATTACTCTATGAACATGCTGTTTACTTTCTAAATGAG ATCAAGCATGTTTGTGCTACAAGTGGAAATGCCTTTCCAAAGGGATTGTCTCGTTATGTTGACCGTGGCACTTTGGAAATATGCCTTCATCTCATTGTTCTTTCATTGTCTGTG GTTATGGCTGGTTCTGGACATCTACAAACATTTCGATTATTGAGATTTCTCCGCAGTCGCAACTCTGCAGATGGTCATGCTAATTATGGCACTCAGATGGCT GTAAGCTTGGCAATTGGTTTTTTGTTTCTCGGGGGAGGGATGCGGACATTTTCCACAAGCAACAGTTCGATTGCTGCTTTACTTATTACTCTGTATCCACGTTTGCCCACTGTACCAAATGATAATCGTTGCCACCTTCAG GCATTCAGGCATTTATACGTCCTTGCAACAGAGGCTCGATTGCTTCAGACTGTTGATGTTGACAGTGGTCTGCCTGTCTATGCCCCTGTTGAAGTTACTGTCAGGGAAACTGAACATTATTCAGAAACAAGTTTTTGTGAAGTTACCCCTTGTATTTTGCCAGAACGTGCTATT TTGAAGAGTGTACGTGTTTGTGGCCCTCGGTATTGGCCTCAAGTAATGGAGCTTGTTCCTGAAG ATAAACCTTGGTGGAGCATTGGGGAAACGAATGACCCATTTAATTCTGGTGTCATCTACATCAAACGGAAGGTTGGAGCTTGTTCATATGTTGATGATCCCATAGGGTGCCAATCACTGTTATCACGAGCAATGCACAAG GTTTTTGGTTTGACGAATATAAAAGTGGGTGATCCAAGTACCAGTGACCATAGTGGACCAGGTTCTGTTACAGTTGATCAGCTAGTCAGCACCTTCTCTTCTGATCCTAGCTTAATTGCCTTTGCACAGCTCTGCTGTGACCCTTCTTGGAATTGCAA ATCTGATGTTGAATTCCAGGAATTTTGCTTGCAAGTATTATTTGAGTGCATTAGCAAAGACAGACCAGCTCTTCTACAG GTATATTTATCATTATATACTACAATTGGTTCAATGACTGACCAAGTTACAAATGGTACTTTTATTATTGGAGATTCACTCGCTTTGTCTAGTTTAaag CTAGCTTTAACCTATAACGAGGCCCTTCTCAGTGGAAGACTGACTACACCAAGAGGTAGCATTATTCAATCTGTCTTTCTAGGATCACTTAAAAAGCGGGTGGAAGAGCTGCTACATTGTTCAGAGggattgaaaattgatttttgcaaCTATTTGAATTTTGGGAGATGGCCCAATGATCAAACAGGGGGAGAGAAAAATTCTGTGCTTCTATCTTGGTATCTTCAATGGTTTGCAGTACCATCATCGTCCATAATCAAGACAGCGATGGAGAGAGTTAAGCCCAAGCTTGTGTCAGCATCTTCGGTTCCCTTGCTGCGATTGTTATTGCCAAGAACTCACATCAATGCAATTGGTGAGATAGATAAGTTATTGGTTTCTCCCCAAGTCAGTGGATGA
- the LOC133705454 gene encoding anaphase-promoting complex subunit 1 isoform X2, whose amino-acid sequence MAVRVCELTVLGEFKPFGLIAEALDGKPPDTDPDDYDYFLFDPEIARDRNEIDETDTCGSALRDRSDHELFIRGNKIIWSTGARVFKRFTLPSPVIMACWCHLGDLSEALLCILLTDSLTIYNISGEVVSIPLPCTITSIWPLPFGLLLQSASENSPMQNQLSSPSPLFGLCDMSRAKREIVHSPHHNFGVLGTFDHVIKGDSAIMSSHLILKDLLEEPHLMHVEERGKLTIMKDFDERTIWTSNRIPLMASYNKGKMQHSLWVAEIINSNFEAENASLSGAALDDVLDKNFSFRRIWQGKGAQTAASKVFLATDDDAAPVICFLLQEQKKLLSVKLQSLEINNEIIFDIKPDVSWSVAAVAAAPVSVTHPRVKVGLLPYTDIVVLAPDNSLLLISGKQLLCKYLLPSFFGKGHLSHNLEFSETASVPLDSKILGLTDAVEGRVNLILNNGQMFRCTLRRSPSSSLVNDCITAMAEGLSSGFYNHFLALLWGDSNSDYLSRADSSVDSEWNSFCNIILQMCRKPSATSQKHSDLENLEQHSSWEFLVNSKFHKNYHKLNFISRVSSSELSFDLEKMDSFGSNMEGNRSSEKSFYFELLQESLDCLHALYESLKLDKLRKRDLELVAVLLCNIAKFLGEGNYLDHYIRDFPGLISKIGTCEMPFSQKTPPSLFRWLENCMQHGCSSANTDDLPPLICKDGNSVVSWARKIVSFYSLLCGGKQIGKKLSSGVYCNIAMGSCCTSEELTVLAMVGERFGLQQLDSLPSGVSLPLRHALDKCRESPPTDWSAAAYVLLGREDLALSRSALPCKSGELETQPNVNLISMSTPYMLHLHPVTIPSTVSDTTGLESAKFEDSDSADGSMMDGMEHIFNSSTQLQYGRDQRLNEVRRLLCSTRPVAIQTSVNPSASDQDIQQAQLWHLAQRTTALPLGRGAFTLATISTLLTEAFTVPKLVLAGRLPAQQNATVNLDPNIRNIQELKSWSEFHNAVAAGLRLAPLQGKVSRTWIIYNKPEEPNAIHAGLLLALGLHGYLRVLVISDIYTYFTQEHESTTVGLMLGLAASYRKTMHPAISKSLYFHIPSRHSSSFPDLELPTLVQSAALVSAGLLYEGSVHPPTMQILLGEIGRRSGGDNVLEREGYAVSAGFSLGLVALGRGEDALGFLSSLVDRLFQYIGGKEMHNERPLFLTPSMDEQNHGAGQMMDGTAVNVDVTAPGAIIALALMFLKTESEAVVSRLSIPQTHFDLQYVRPDFIMLRVIARNLIMWSRVHPSNDWIQSQIPNIVKSGVNGLEDHVNDMDEMDAETFVQAYVNIVAGACISLGLRFAGTKDGNAQELLYEHAVYFLNEIKHVCATSGNAFPKGLSRYVDRGTLEICLHLIVLSLSVVMAGSGHLQTFRLLRFLRSRNSADGHANYGTQMAVSLAIGFLFLGGGMRTFSTSNSSIAALLITLYPRLPTVPNDNRCHLQAFRHLYVLATEARLLQTVDVDSGLPVYAPVEVTVRETEHYSETSFCEVTPCILPERAILKSVRVCGPRYWPQVMELVPEDKPWWSIGETNDPFNSGVIYIKRKVGACSYVDDPIGCQSLLSRAMHKVFGLTNIKVGDPSTSDHSGPGSVTVDQLVSTFSSDPSLIAFAQLCCDPSWNCKSDVEFQEFCLQVLFECISKDRPALLQVYLSLYTTIGSMTDQVTNGTFIIGDSLALSSLKLALTYNEALLSGRLTTPRGSIIQSVFLGSLKKRVEELLHCSEGLKIDFCNYLNFGRWPNDQTGGEKNSVLLSWYLQWFAVPSSSIIKTAMERVKPKLVSASSVPLLRLLLPRTHINAIGEIDKLLVSPQGVKWGATAPASKRNLLEVLLLARGGITMASDLPALMVGGSELDSTRNGAQ is encoded by the exons ATGGCCGTTAGGGTTTGTGAACTCACAGTTCTTGGAGAGTTCAAGCCATTTGGCCTGATTGCTGAAGCTCTGGACGGTAAACCTCCAGACACCGACCCTGATGACTACGACTATTTCCTCTTCGATCCCGAAATCGCCCGAGACCGCAACGAAATCGACGAAACCGATACATGCGGCTCCGCGCTCAGAGATCGCAGCGACCACGAGCTCTTCATTAGAGGAAACAA GATTATATGGTCTACTGGTGCAAGAGTTTTCAAGAGATTCACGTTGCCCTCCCCGGTTATCATG GCGTGCTGGTGTCATCTGGGTGATCTCTCTGAAGCTCTGCTTTGCATATTGCTTACTGATTCCTTAACAATATATAACATATCAG gTGAAGTAGTATCCATTCCCCTCCCTTGTACTATCACATCAATATGGCCTCTCCCATTCGGTTTGCTACTCCAGTCAGCCTCTGAGAATTCCCCAATGCAAAATCAATTGTCATCCCCAAGCCCTTTATTTGGTTTGTGTGATATGTCCCGTGCTAAACGAGAGATTGTGCACAGCCCACACCATAACTTTGGTGTTTTGGGGACATTTGATCATGTGATCAAAGGAGATTCAGCTATAATGTCCTCACATCTCATTTTGAAGGACCTGTTGGAAGAGCCACAT TTGATGCATGTTGAAGAAAGAGGAAAATTGACCATAATGAAGGATTTTGATGAAAGAACAATTTGGACTAGCAATCGAATTCCTCTAATGGCATCATATAATAAAG GGAAGATGCAGCATTCACTGTGGGTtgctgaaatcatcaattcTAATTTTGAAGCCGAAAATGCCAGTCTAAGTGGTGCAGCTCTTGATGATGTATTAGATAAAAATTTCTCCTTTCGTAGAATATGGCAGGGGAAGGGTGCCCAGACAGCTGCTAGTAAG GTTTTTCTCGCGACTGACGATGATGCTGCTCctgttatttgttttcttcttcaagaACAGAAGAAGTTGTTGTCTGTAAAGCTTCAAagtcttgaaattaataatgagattatttttgatatcaaacctGATGTGAGCTGGAGTGTTGCTGCAGTTGCAGCTGCACCCGTGAGTGTTACACACCCAAG AGTGAAAGTAGGACTCCTGCCTTATACAGACATTGTTGTTTTGGCTCCTGACAACTCGCTTCTCCTTATT TCAGGGAAGCAATTATTGTGTAAGTATTTGTTGCCGTCTTTTTTTGGAAAAGGCCATCTTTCACATAATTTGGAATTCTCAGAGACTGCATCTGTTCCGCTTGACTCAAAGATTTTAGGATTGACTGATGCAGTGGAGGGGCGtgttaatctaatattaaataatggcCAG atgTTTCGATGCACATTACGAAGAAGCCCTTCATCTTCATTAGTTAATGATTGCATCACAGCAATGGCTGAGGGGCTCAGTTCTGGCTTCTATAACCATTTCCTTGCTCTTCTCTGGGGAGATAGTAACTCTGACTATTTGTCTAGGGCCGATTCTAGTGTTGATTCTGAATGGAACTCATTTTGTAATATCATACTTCAAATGTGTAGGAAGCCTAGTGCCACTTCTCAGAAGCATTCGGACTTAGAGAACTTAGAGCAGCATTCATCCTGGGAGTTTCTTGTTAACAGCAAATTTCACAAGAACTAccataaacttaattttatttcaagggTTTCTTCATCAGAATTGTCCTTTGATCTGGAGAAAATGGATTCCTTTGGATCAAATATGGAAGGTAATCGAAGTTCAGAAAAGTCATTTTACTTTGAGCTATTACAGGAGAGCTTGGATTGTCTACATGCATTATATGAAAGTCTGAAACTGGATAAACTTCGCAAACG GGACTTGGAGCTTGTGGCAGTTCTTTTATGCAATATTGCCAAGTTTCTTGGCGAGGGAAATTATTTGGATCATTATATTCGTGATTTTCCTGGTCTGATTTCGAAAATTGGGACATGTGAGATGCCTTTCTCCCAGAAAACTCCTCCTAGTTTATTCAGATGGCTTGAAAACTGCATGCAACATGGTTGTAGTTCTGCTAACACGGATGATCTTCCACCTTTAATTTGTAAAGATGGAAACTCTGTTGTGAGCTGGGCAAGAAAGATAGTTTCCTTCTACAGTTTATTATGTGGTGGTAAACAAATAGGCAAGAAGCTGTCATCTGGTGTTTACTGTAATATTGCTATGGGTTCATGTTGCACTAGTGAGGAGCTCACGGTTTTGGCAATGGTTGGGGAAAGATTTGGACTGCAGCAGCTTGACTCACTACCTTCTGGTGTATCCCTTCCTCTGCGACAT GCCCTAGACAAGTGCCGGGAATCCCCTCCAACTGATTGGTCTGCAGCTGCATATGTTCTTCTTGGTAGAGAGGATCTGGCTTTGTCTCGTTCAGCTCTGCCATGCAAATCTGGGGAACTTGAAACTCAACCCAATGTGAATCTGATCTCCATGTCGACACCTTACATGCTACATTTGCATCCGGTGACAATTCCTTCTACAGTTTCTGATACTACTGGACTGGAAAGTGCCAAGTTTGAAGATTCAGATTCTGCCGATGGGTCTATGATGGATGGTATGGAACATATCTTCAACTCCAGCACTCAATTGCAGTATGGTCGAGATCAGCGGTTGAATGAG GTTAGACGACTCTTGTGCTCCACTAGACCTGTGGCTATCCAAACATCTGTTAACCCCAGCGCCTCTGACCAGGATATACAGCAG GCTCAACTGTGGCACCTGGCACAAAGGACGACTGCTCTTCCTCTTGGCCGTGGGGCATTTACTCTAGCAACCATATCTACCCTTTTAACAGAG GCCTTCACAGTGCCAAAGCTTGTTTTAGCAGGTCGGTTGCCGGCTCAACAAAATGCAACt GTAAATCTAGACCCAAATATAAGGAATATACAAGAACTTAAATCTTGGTCAGAGTTTCACAATGCTGTTGCTGCTGGACTAAGGCTGGCTCCCCTTCAg GGAAAAGTGTCAAGGACATGGATAATATACAACAAACCTGAGGAACCAAATGCGATCCATGCTGGACTCCTCCTTGCATTAGGATTACATGGATATCTGCGTGTTTTAGTGATTAGCGACATATACACTTATTTCACACAG GAGCATGAAAGTACAACGGTAGGATTAATGCTTGGTCTGGCAGCTTCTTACAGGAAAACAATGCACCCAGCAATATCAAAG TCTCTGTATTTTCATATACCTTCTCGGCATTCTTCTTCATTTCCGGATTTGGAGTTACCAACCCTTGTGCAG TCAGCAGCACTAGTTTCAGCTGGGCTTCTCTATGAGGGATCAGTTCACCCGCCGACAATGCAGATTCTTTTG GGAGAAATAGGCCGTAGAAGTGGAGGTGATAATGTACTTGAAAGAGAGGGTTATGCTGTTTCTGCAGGATTTTCTTTGGGTCTTGTAGCTTTGG GTCGAGGTGAAGATGCACTTGGTTTCTTGAGCAGCTTGGTTGATCGATTGTTCCAATACATTGGTGGCAAGGAGATGCATAAC GAAAGACCCCTTTTCTTGACACCATCAATGGATGAACAAAACCACGGTGCTGGACAG ATGATGGATGGAACTGCAGTCAATGTTGATGTTACTGCACCTGGAGCTATCATTGCTCTTGCATTAATGTTTTTGAAG ACCGAGTCAGAGGCAGTTGTATCAAGGCTTTCTATTCCTCAGACCCATTTTGATTTGCAATATGTGAGACCTGACTTCATAATGCTTCGTGTCATAGCTCGGAATCTGATAATGTGGAGCAG GGTGCATCCATCCAATGATTGGATTCAGTCCCAGATTCCTAATATTGTCAAAAGTGGTGTTAATGGCCTTGAAGATCATGTTAATGACATGGATGAAATGGATGCAGAAACCTTTGTCCAGGCATATGTCAATATTGTGGCTGGAGCGTGTATTTCTCTTG GTTTGAGATTTGCTGGCACAAAGGATGGGAATGCGCAGGAATTACTCTATGAACATGCTGTTTACTTTCTAAATGAG ATCAAGCATGTTTGTGCTACAAGTGGAAATGCCTTTCCAAAGGGATTGTCTCGTTATGTTGACCGTGGCACTTTGGAAATATGCCTTCATCTCATTGTTCTTTCATTGTCTGTG GTTATGGCTGGTTCTGGACATCTACAAACATTTCGATTATTGAGATTTCTCCGCAGTCGCAACTCTGCAGATGGTCATGCTAATTATGGCACTCAGATGGCT GTAAGCTTGGCAATTGGTTTTTTGTTTCTCGGGGGAGGGATGCGGACATTTTCCACAAGCAACAGTTCGATTGCTGCTTTACTTATTACTCTGTATCCACGTTTGCCCACTGTACCAAATGATAATCGTTGCCACCTTCAG GCATTCAGGCATTTATACGTCCTTGCAACAGAGGCTCGATTGCTTCAGACTGTTGATGTTGACAGTGGTCTGCCTGTCTATGCCCCTGTTGAAGTTACTGTCAGGGAAACTGAACATTATTCAGAAACAAGTTTTTGTGAAGTTACCCCTTGTATTTTGCCAGAACGTGCTATT TTGAAGAGTGTACGTGTTTGTGGCCCTCGGTATTGGCCTCAAGTAATGGAGCTTGTTCCTGAAG ATAAACCTTGGTGGAGCATTGGGGAAACGAATGACCCATTTAATTCTGGTGTCATCTACATCAAACGGAAGGTTGGAGCTTGTTCATATGTTGATGATCCCATAGGGTGCCAATCACTGTTATCACGAGCAATGCACAAG GTTTTTGGTTTGACGAATATAAAAGTGGGTGATCCAAGTACCAGTGACCATAGTGGACCAGGTTCTGTTACAGTTGATCAGCTAGTCAGCACCTTCTCTTCTGATCCTAGCTTAATTGCCTTTGCACAGCTCTGCTGTGACCCTTCTTGGAATTGCAA ATCTGATGTTGAATTCCAGGAATTTTGCTTGCAAGTATTATTTGAGTGCATTAGCAAAGACAGACCAGCTCTTCTACAG GTATATTTATCATTATATACTACAATTGGTTCAATGACTGACCAAGTTACAAATGGTACTTTTATTATTGGAGATTCACTCGCTTTGTCTAGTTTAaag CTAGCTTTAACCTATAACGAGGCCCTTCTCAGTGGAAGACTGACTACACCAAGAGGTAGCATTATTCAATCTGTCTTTCTAGGATCACTTAAAAAGCGGGTGGAAGAGCTGCTACATTGTTCAGAGggattgaaaattgatttttgcaaCTATTTGAATTTTGGGAGATGGCCCAATGATCAAACAGGGGGAGAGAAAAATTCTGTGCTTCTATCTTGGTATCTTCAATGGTTTGCAGTACCATCATCGTCCATAATCAAGACAGCGATGGAGAGAGTTAAGCCCAAGCTTGTGTCAGCATCTTCGGTTCCCTTGCTGCGATTGTTATTGCCAAGAACTCACATCAATGCAATTGGTGAGATAGATAAGTTATTGGTTTCTCCCCAA GGAGTAAAGTGGGGAGCAACTGCACCTGCCTCGAAACGGAACCTGCTAGAGGTTCTACTTTTGGCACGCGGAG GTATTACAATGGCGTCTGATTTGCCAGCTCTCATGGTTGGAGGGTCTGAATTGGACTCGACTAGAAATGGTGCCCAGTAA